In one window of Chryseobacterium sp. JV274 DNA:
- a CDS encoding T6SS phospholipase effector Tle1-like catalytic domain-containing protein encodes MNGSRVISVGIFFDGTGNNGVNILSPDKPLNNNESYYGTFTNIYKLYSLFIGDEKIYIEGIGTVTGSEDNNFAMATCANPPYGNGYSSDDKLQKAGDFAQQMIHDQTIEYHFYIYGFGRGGMLARTFCNQLLTHYSLGNCRIKFLGAFDTVESKPFNTYNLNIPAQVENALHICAVNESRFFFPLTGFFENSKIMEDQKSENVSSVWKEIFVPGDHADIGGGYLEGPQSVYISTDFIHIDDLHHYVSDIRNEKTNAEGNKIWDALLSGYEIETANGLSQAYICRDKVYNDLSKVYGKLMLEETNAKVSVFSTENDAYFGTDYNKHPFLSRFYIKIKEYIKDLSVGKKPIYDFGKFADYTHISANFGLYSNSFLKRSQREITIELINNGLNVSSCTSVDQTSRTRLSAELHLPEDSFVADFLYGTSVPNNDVWDRSILKTPAAITLNEIKN; translated from the coding sequence ATGAATGGCAGTAGAGTGATTTCCGTCGGGATTTTCTTTGACGGTACAGGAAATAATGGAGTAAATATTCTTTCACCGGATAAACCGCTGAACAACAATGAGAGTTATTATGGTACTTTCACCAATATCTATAAATTATACAGCTTATTTATTGGTGATGAAAAAATATATATCGAAGGAATTGGAACCGTAACGGGCAGTGAAGATAATAATTTTGCTATGGCAACATGTGCAAATCCACCCTATGGCAACGGATATTCTTCTGATGATAAACTTCAGAAAGCAGGAGATTTTGCACAGCAGATGATCCATGATCAGACAATAGAATACCATTTTTATATATATGGATTCGGGAGAGGAGGAATGCTGGCAAGAACTTTTTGTAATCAGCTTTTGACTCATTATTCTCTGGGAAACTGCAGAATAAAATTTTTAGGAGCTTTTGATACGGTAGAATCCAAACCTTTCAATACTTATAATCTGAATATCCCTGCTCAGGTAGAGAATGCTCTGCATATTTGCGCAGTAAATGAGAGCCGCTTTTTCTTTCCACTTACCGGTTTTTTTGAGAACTCAAAAATAATGGAAGATCAGAAATCAGAAAATGTGTCTTCCGTTTGGAAAGAAATCTTTGTGCCGGGTGATCACGCCGATATCGGAGGAGGATATCTTGAAGGTCCGCAGTCTGTTTATATTTCTACAGACTTCATTCATATTGATGATCTGCATCATTATGTTTCAGATATCAGGAATGAAAAAACCAATGCTGAAGGCAATAAAATCTGGGATGCTCTGCTTTCCGGATATGAAATTGAGACTGCCAATGGTCTTTCACAGGCATATATATGCCGGGATAAGGTATACAATGACCTTTCAAAAGTATATGGGAAATTGATGCTGGAAGAAACCAATGCTAAAGTATCCGTTTTCAGTACAGAAAACGATGCCTATTTTGGAACAGATTATAATAAGCATCCCTTTCTCAGTCGTTTTTATATCAAAATAAAAGAATATATAAAAGATCTTTCTGTGGGTAAAAAGCCAATCTATGATTTCGGAAAATTTGCAGACTACACCCATATTTCAGCAAATTTCGGGTTATATAGTAACAGCTTTTTGAAAAGATCCCAGCGGGAAATTACTATTGAATTGATTAATAACGGATTAAATGTTTCCAGCTGTACTTCCGTTGATCAAACCAGCCGGACAAGGCTTTCCGCTGAGCTTCATCTGCCAGAAGACAGTTTTGTTGCAGATTTTCTGTATGGGACCAGTGTTCCCAATAATGATGTCTGGGATCGTTCTATTTTAAAAACACCGGCAGCCATTACATTAAATGAAATTAAGAATTAG
- a CDS encoding sensor histidine kinase has translation MIHDDIGNRLNILSLWLNNLDTQGDDLIKKNIYGQMSSLIDAARSISHSLYPVNLESVGLVLYVEELIANLSHKINISLQVMPGYEKKDLFVEVQLYRIIQEFTTNVIKHSDAADLWIYIKDYPENMAVIISDNGQGFEYEEVKKGMGIKNIESRIKSMNATHKWKKTFLNKGSRLIIKIPKYHEFPNQTSTD, from the coding sequence ATGATTCATGATGATATCGGAAACCGCCTCAATATTCTTTCTTTATGGCTGAATAACCTCGATACCCAGGGTGATGATCTGATTAAAAAAAATATCTATGGCCAGATGTCTTCTCTGATTGATGCCGCCAGAAGTATTTCCCATTCATTGTACCCTGTAAATCTGGAATCGGTAGGATTGGTTTTATACGTTGAAGAATTAATAGCCAACCTTTCCCATAAAATTAATATATCCCTGCAGGTAATGCCGGGATATGAAAAGAAAGATCTTTTCGTAGAAGTTCAGCTGTACCGGATTATTCAGGAATTTACCACCAATGTGATCAAGCATTCAGATGCAGCAGATCTTTGGATCTATATTAAAGATTATCCTGAAAATATGGCTGTCATTATTTCTGATAACGGACAGGGTTTTGAATATGAAGAAGTGAAAAAAGGAATGGGAATAAAAAATATAGAATCCCGTATCAAATCAATGAACGCAACACACAAATGGAAAAAAACTTTTTTAAATAAAGGAAGTCGTTTAATCATAAAAATTCCAAAATATCATGAGTTCCCAAATCAAACTAGCACTGATTGA
- a CDS encoding ABC-F family ATP-binding cassette domain-containing protein, with protein sequence MLSVQSLGLHHSGNYLFQNVNFTIKKDDKVGLVGKNGAGKSTLLKMLSKEINFYEGEVVTEGSVTIGFLKQDLDFVKGRTVWNETMQAFEQINAWKNELEEVNHQMAVRTNYESDSYTDLINKMTELNDLLMNHDAYNLEGDMEKVLFGLGFKADDFQKVTDEFSGGWRMRIELAKLLLQKNDIMLLDEPTNHLDMESIIWLENFLRDYPGAIVLVSHDKQFMTAVCNRTFDINNKKVDDYKANYTKYLVMREDRREKLIQAKKNQDAEIKQMEDNINKFRASATKASFAQSLIKKLDKIERIEVDNEDVSKFNIRFVQSMVPGKVIFEAMNLGKSYGQKQIFDDVDFIVQRGDRIALLGQNGQGKTTLAKILAGDIKDYSGAWNLGHNVNIGYFAQNQEEVLTPNKTVLEEAEDAATEETRPRVRDLLGSFLFQGDAVSKKTKVLSGGERNRLALCKLLLRPFNTLIMDEPTNHLDIQSKEIIKLALQNFEGTLIVISHDREFLQGLCDKIYEFRDGKMKEFLGDINEYLEYRQKETIREISAEKAKLHQEVKVEPKKVEEKPAVSTPSSNIVSKEQKNIQNKIKKVEERISELETKIEEMEASFAKENPSDETLEKYNKTKEDLDTALQEWEYLGTQLD encoded by the coding sequence ATGCTTTCGGTTCAAAGTTTAGGATTACATCATTCAGGAAATTATTTATTTCAAAATGTCAATTTTACCATCAAAAAAGATGATAAAGTTGGCCTCGTAGGAAAAAATGGAGCGGGAAAATCCACTTTATTGAAAATGCTGTCCAAAGAAATTAATTTCTACGAAGGAGAAGTGGTCACTGAAGGAAGTGTTACCATTGGTTTCCTGAAACAGGATCTTGATTTTGTAAAAGGAAGAACTGTTTGGAACGAAACAATGCAGGCTTTCGAGCAGATTAATGCCTGGAAAAATGAGCTTGAAGAAGTGAATCACCAAATGGCTGTCAGAACAAATTACGAAAGTGATTCCTATACGGATTTGATTAATAAAATGACCGAGCTGAATGACCTTTTAATGAACCACGATGCCTACAATCTTGAAGGTGATATGGAAAAAGTGTTATTTGGTTTAGGATTTAAAGCAGATGATTTCCAAAAGGTTACTGATGAGTTTTCAGGAGGATGGAGAATGAGAATCGAACTGGCAAAATTACTTCTTCAGAAGAATGATATTATGCTTCTCGATGAGCCTACCAACCACCTGGATATGGAATCTATCATCTGGCTTGAAAACTTCCTGAGAGATTATCCGGGAGCTATTGTTCTTGTAAGTCACGATAAGCAGTTTATGACCGCTGTTTGTAACCGTACTTTTGATATTAATAATAAAAAAGTTGACGACTATAAAGCCAATTATACCAAATATCTTGTCATGAGAGAAGATCGCCGTGAAAAGCTGATTCAGGCTAAAAAGAATCAGGATGCGGAGATCAAACAGATGGAAGACAATATTAATAAGTTCCGTGCAAGTGCTACAAAAGCATCTTTTGCGCAGTCACTTATTAAGAAATTAGATAAAATAGAACGTATCGAAGTTGATAATGAAGACGTTTCAAAATTCAATATCCGTTTCGTACAGTCTATGGTTCCGGGGAAAGTGATCTTCGAAGCAATGAATCTTGGAAAATCTTATGGACAGAAACAGATCTTTGATGATGTAGATTTCATCGTTCAGAGAGGAGACAGAATTGCTCTGTTAGGACAAAACGGACAGGGAAAAACAACTTTGGCTAAAATTCTGGCAGGAGATATCAAAGATTATTCAGGAGCATGGAATCTTGGGCATAACGTTAATATCGGATACTTCGCACAGAATCAGGAAGAGGTTTTAACTCCTAATAAAACGGTTCTTGAAGAAGCAGAGGATGCAGCAACGGAAGAAACAAGACCTAGAGTAAGAGATTTACTAGGATCTTTCCTTTTCCAGGGAGATGCTGTTTCAAAGAAGACAAAAGTACTTTCCGGAGGGGAGAGAAACCGTCTGGCACTTTGTAAACTGTTGCTTCGTCCTTTCAACACGTTGATCATGGATGAACCTACCAACCACCTGGATATTCAGTCTAAGGAAATTATCAAGCTTGCACTGCAGAATTTTGAAGGGACTTTAATTGTGATCTCGCACGACAGGGAATTCCTTCAGGGACTTTGTGATAAGATCTATGAATTCCGTGACGGGAAAATGAAAGAATTCCTTGGAGACATCAATGAATATCTTGAATACAGACAAAAGGAAACAATCAGAGAGATTTCTGCAGAAAAAGCCAAACTTCATCAGGAAGTAAAGGTAGAACCTAAGAAAGTGGAAGAAAAACCGGCTGTTAGCACCCCATCTTCAAATATCGTTAGTAAAGAGCAGAAAAATATTCAGAATAAAATCAAGAAAGTAGAAGAGAGAATTTCCGAACTCGAAACAAAAATAGAGGAAATGGAAGCTTCTTTTGCCAAAGAAAATCCTTCAGATGAAACCTTAGAAAAATACAATAAAACTAAGGAAGACCTGGATACAGCTCTACAGGAGTGGGAATATCTTGGTACACAGCTTGATTAA
- a CDS encoding response regulator yields the protein MSSQIKLALIDDEQLILEGVKMLLSNEKNISVCLTADNGPDFIDDLGKLSKDEFPDIALVDVQMKPMNGFELVEILKEKYPDLKIIILSSHYKTSILGYMVKLGVSAFLPKNSNKKTFIDAITMVDKNGVFFTAEDHQMLFTYMNGSAKKNSLFETEDELSEREKDVVKLICQEFTNNEIGEKLFISPRTVESHRQRILEKIGAKNTVGIVIYAIINNIYSLEKM from the coding sequence ATGAGTTCCCAAATCAAACTAGCACTGATTGATGATGAACAGCTGATCCTCGAAGGGGTAAAAATGTTGCTGTCTAATGAAAAAAATATATCGGTATGCCTTACCGCAGATAACGGGCCCGATTTTATAGATGACCTCGGAAAACTTTCAAAAGATGAATTTCCTGATATTGCTCTTGTAGATGTTCAGATGAAACCTATGAACGGTTTTGAACTGGTAGAAATCCTGAAGGAAAAATATCCTGACCTCAAAATCATTATCCTTTCATCCCATTATAAAACCTCTATCTTAGGATATATGGTCAAGCTGGGAGTATCGGCATTTCTTCCCAAAAATTCAAATAAAAAAACATTTATTGATGCCATCACGATGGTTGATAAAAATGGAGTTTTCTTTACGGCAGAAGACCATCAGATGCTTTTTACTTATATGAATGGTTCTGCAAAGAAAAATTCTCTTTTTGAAACAGAAGATGAGCTGTCTGAAAGAGAAAAGGATGTAGTAAAACTGATCTGTCAGGAGTTTACCAATAATGAAATAGGAGAAAAGCTCTTTATCAGCCCCAGAACCGTAGAAAGCCACAGGCAGCGTATTTTGGAGAAGATAGGAGCCAAAAATACTGTAGGAATAGTGATTTATGCTATTATTAACAATATTTATTCCCTTGAAAAAATGTAA
- a CDS encoding DUF5715 family protein, with the protein MRKFLCVVFVPFIYSLHYSQAAKKAFPCYDLTTVLKVEPTPLYKPHLDASKSFGIELLKDSKTVQKYINKGKFHKIKKSGKGYQVQRLDYSRAYMVSKAKTTLEKMGSKFSKDTKGGTFTVSSITRTLEDQCRLRRVNSNASLGISSHNYGNSFDISYVRFNNVLKYNPKMEIALEKVLKYYQNIGRIYYIKERQQSCYHITVKNY; encoded by the coding sequence ATGAGAAAGTTTCTTTGTGTGGTCTTTGTACCCTTTATTTATAGTTTACATTATTCGCAGGCAGCAAAAAAGGCTTTTCCCTGCTATGATCTTACTACTGTACTGAAGGTTGAACCTACACCGCTTTACAAACCCCATCTTGATGCCTCAAAGAGTTTTGGAATAGAGCTGTTGAAAGACTCCAAAACAGTACAAAAGTATATCAACAAAGGTAAATTCCATAAAATAAAGAAATCTGGTAAAGGATATCAGGTTCAGAGACTTGATTACAGCAGGGCTTATATGGTATCCAAGGCCAAAACTACCCTTGAGAAGATGGGTTCAAAGTTCAGTAAAGATACAAAAGGAGGTACTTTTACCGTTTCATCCATTACCCGGACTCTTGAAGACCAATGCCGGTTGAGAAGAGTAAATTCTAATGCCTCACTAGGGATTAGTTCTCACAATTATGGTAACTCTTTTGACATTTCTTATGTAAGATTCAACAATGTTCTGAAGTACAATCCGAAAATGGAAATCGCTCTGGAGAAAGTTTTAAAGTATTATCAAAATATCGGTAGAATATATTACATTAAAGAAAGACAACAGAGCTGTTATCATATTACAGTGAAAAATTATTAA